A single window of Anas acuta chromosome 31, bAnaAcu1.1, whole genome shotgun sequence DNA harbors:
- the LOC137846297 gene encoding C-type lectin domain family 2 member B-like isoform X22, translated as MEKEVWENTHPEKKVLNPPRDEKNKWGSSPHGMGRKCHRVQKLLAPLCVVQSLFVLALLVALVVVQQQSRSSHPQFSHVCPDTWIGFQSKCYYFSDNESNWKTSLENCKAMEASLTSIDSQEELAFIKRCKGQGNHWFGLHKEDDGQWRWTNGTAFNDWSEVQGGGPCAYLNQEKNSSASCQTKKFWICSRPNNYILWRQKISPE; from the exons ATGGAGAAAGAAGTCTGGGAAAATACTCACCCCGAGAAAAAAGTGCTGAACCCTccaagagatgaaaaaaataaatggg GCTCCAGCCCCCATGGGATGGGAAGGAAATGTCATCGTGTACAAAAGCTCCTGGCTCCGCTGTGTGTGGTGCAGAGTCTCTTTGTCCTCGCTCTGCTGGTGGCCTTGGTTG TTGTGCAGCAGCAGTCTCGCTCATCACATCCCCAATTCTCCCACGTGTGCCCAGACACGTGGATCGGCTTCCAAAGCAAGTGCTACTATTTCTCGGACAATGAAAGCAACTGGAAAACCAGCTTGGAGAACTGCAAGGCCATGGAAGCCTCCCTGACCTCCATAGACAGCCAGGAGGAACTG gCTTTCATCAAGCGCTGCAAGGGCCAAGGAAACCACTGGTTCGGGCTGCACAAGGAAGACGATGGCCAGTGGAGGTGGACCAACGGCACAGCCTTCAACGACTG GTCTGAGGTGCAGGGAGGTGGCCCTTGTGCATACCTAAACCAGGAGAAGAacagctcagcctcctgccaAACAAAGAAATTCTGGATCTGCAGCAGGCCCAACAACTACATCCTCTGGAGGCAAAAGATTTCCCCTGAGTAA
- the LOC137846297 gene encoding C-type lectin domain family 2 member E-like isoform X26 translates to MGRKCHRVQKLLAPLCVVQSLFVLALLVALVVVQQQSRSSHPQFSHVCPDTWIGFQSKCYYFSDNESNWKTSLENCKAMEASLTSIDSQEELAFIKRCKGQGNHWFGLHKEDDGQWRWTNGTAFNDWSEVQGGGPCAYLNQEKNSSASCQTKKFWICSRPNNYILWRQKISPE, encoded by the exons ATGGGAAGGAAATGTCATCGTGTACAAAAGCTCCTGGCTCCGCTGTGTGTGGTGCAGAGTCTCTTTGTCCTCGCTCTGCTGGTGGCCTTGGTTG TTGTGCAGCAGCAGTCTCGCTCATCACATCCCCAATTCTCCCACGTGTGCCCAGACACGTGGATCGGCTTCCAAAGCAAGTGCTACTATTTCTCGGACAATGAAAGCAACTGGAAAACCAGCTTGGAGAACTGCAAGGCCATGGAAGCCTCCCTGACCTCCATAGACAGCCAGGAGGAACTG gCTTTCATCAAGCGCTGCAAGGGCCAAGGAAACCACTGGTTCGGGCTGCACAAGGAAGACGATGGCCAGTGGAGGTGGACCAACGGCACAGCCTTCAACGACTG GTCTGAGGTGCAGGGAGGTGGCCCTTGTGCATACCTAAACCAGGAGAAGAacagctcagcctcctgccaAACAAAGAAATTCTGGATCTGCAGCAGGCCCAACAACTACATCCTCTGGAGGCAAAAGATTTCCCCTGAGTAA
- the LOC137846297 gene encoding C-type lectin domain family 2 member B-like isoform X25 produces the protein MSLPAMGKGAQEKTHPDQEVLNPPRDEEKQCKWIVQQQSRSSHPQFSHVCPDTWIGFQSKCYYFSDNESNWKTSLENCKAMEASLTSIDSQEELAFIKRCKGQGNHWFGLHKEDDGQWRWTNGTAFNDWSEVQGGGPCAYLNQEKNSSASCQTKKFWICSRPNNYILWRQKISPE, from the exons ATGTCCTTGCCAGCCATGGGGAAAGGAGCCCAAGAAAAAACTCACCCCGACCAAGAAGTACTGAACCCTccaagagatgaagaaaaacaatgcaaatggA TTGTGCAGCAGCAGTCTCGCTCATCACATCCCCAATTCTCCCACGTGTGCCCAGACACGTGGATCGGCTTCCAAAGCAAGTGCTACTATTTCTCGGACAATGAAAGCAACTGGAAAACCAGCTTGGAGAACTGCAAGGCCATGGAAGCCTCCCTGACCTCCATAGACAGCCAGGAGGAACTG gCTTTCATCAAGCGCTGCAAGGGCCAAGGAAACCACTGGTTCGGGCTGCACAAGGAAGACGATGGCCAGTGGAGGTGGACCAACGGCACAGCCTTCAACGACTG GTCTGAGGTGCAGGGAGGTGGCCCTTGTGCATACCTAAACCAGGAGAAGAacagctcagcctcctgccaAACAAAGAAATTCTGGATCTGCAGCAGGCCCAACAACTACATCCTCTGGAGGCAAAAGATTTCCCCTGAGTAA
- the LOC137846297 gene encoding C-type lectin domain family 2 member B-like isoform X10, whose translation MSLPAMGKGAQEKTHPDQEVLNPPRDEEKQCKWSSSPHGMGRKCHRVQKLLAPLCVVQSLFVLALLVALVVVQQQSRSSHPQFSHVCPDTWIGFQSKCYYFSDNESNWKTSLENCKAMEASLTSIDSQEELAFIKRCKGQGNHWFGLHKEDDGQWRWTNGTAFNDWSEVQGGGPCAYLNQEKNSSASCQTKKFWICSRPNNYILWRQKISPE comes from the exons ATGTCCTTGCCAGCCATGGGGAAAGGAGCCCAAGAAAAAACTCACCCCGACCAAGAAGTACTGAACCCTccaagagatgaagaaaaacaatgcaaatggA GCTCCAGCCCCCATGGGATGGGAAGGAAATGTCATCGTGTACAAAAGCTCCTGGCTCCGCTGTGTGTGGTGCAGAGTCTCTTTGTCCTCGCTCTGCTGGTGGCCTTGGTTG TTGTGCAGCAGCAGTCTCGCTCATCACATCCCCAATTCTCCCACGTGTGCCCAGACACGTGGATCGGCTTCCAAAGCAAGTGCTACTATTTCTCGGACAATGAAAGCAACTGGAAAACCAGCTTGGAGAACTGCAAGGCCATGGAAGCCTCCCTGACCTCCATAGACAGCCAGGAGGAACTG gCTTTCATCAAGCGCTGCAAGGGCCAAGGAAACCACTGGTTCGGGCTGCACAAGGAAGACGATGGCCAGTGGAGGTGGACCAACGGCACAGCCTTCAACGACTG GTCTGAGGTGCAGGGAGGTGGCCCTTGTGCATACCTAAACCAGGAGAAGAacagctcagcctcctgccaAACAAAGAAATTCTGGATCTGCAGCAGGCCCAACAACTACATCCTCTGGAGGCAAAAGATTTCCCCTGAGTAA